In the Muricauda sp. MAR_2010_75 genome, one interval contains:
- a CDS encoding TonB-dependent receptor, producing MKSSCKHIVLLGVALISGCCFAQTVSLNGKVTDNGEPLPLANVVLKSTEIGTATDIDGAFELTNIQPGDYVLLVTSLGYQRYQTKISLGAGAHKSISIQLEPTAQSLDETVVTGTLKPVSRLESPVPVEVYSPTFFKKNPTASVFDALQNVNGVRPQINCNVCNTGDIHINGLEGPYTLVLIDGMPIVSGLGTVYGLTGIPNSLIEQIEIVKGPASSLYGSEAVGGLINIITKNALSAPEFFADGFATGWGEYNLDVGSKIAVGDKTNLLLGINYFNYDVPVDNNGDNFTDLTLQDRISIFQKWDFERNDNRLLSLAGRFFYEDRWGGEMQWTPEHRGGDEVYGESIYTRRWEVLGKYQLPMEEKFLLSFSYNDHNQNSVYGDTEYLADQRIGFAQLTWDKTLGQHDLLFGSAIRYNYYDDNTPATTEADNIWIPSVFAQDEFAFAPKHSFLAGLRYDYDQRHGTILTPRAAYKWKISDNDIFRVNAGTGFRVVNLFTEEHAALTGAREVVIAEELKPERSVNVNLNYLKKIYSDNGTFISLDASAFYTRFSNVILPDYETNPNQIIYDNLDGKSVSQGISANLDIAFPSSFKIMAGATWQDVSSTENGVTQQQILTESITATWNLSYTFRSLDLTMDYTGNLYGPMRLPLLGELDPRQEYSPTWSIQNIQFTYKGLNNFEVYGGIKNLLDWTPNRGNPFIIARANDPFDKEVTFDSNGNAVATPDNPYALTFDPTYVYGPNQGIRGFFGLRYTVF from the coding sequence TTGAAATCAAGCTGTAAACATATTGTACTTTTAGGGGTGGCTTTGATAAGCGGTTGTTGTTTTGCCCAAACAGTATCTTTGAATGGGAAAGTAACCGACAACGGGGAACCATTGCCCTTGGCAAACGTGGTGTTGAAAAGCACCGAAATTGGAACCGCCACGGATATTGATGGTGCATTTGAATTGACCAATATTCAACCAGGAGATTATGTGCTGTTAGTGACTTCATTGGGATATCAACGGTATCAAACCAAGATCAGTCTGGGAGCAGGAGCGCATAAAAGCATCAGCATACAACTGGAACCCACTGCACAAAGTTTAGATGAAACCGTGGTAACGGGAACCCTGAAACCTGTTAGCCGATTGGAAAGTCCGGTTCCTGTGGAAGTCTACTCCCCTACTTTTTTCAAAAAGAATCCTACGGCGAGTGTCTTTGACGCCCTCCAAAATGTGAACGGAGTGCGACCACAGATTAACTGCAATGTGTGCAATACAGGAGACATTCATATCAACGGACTGGAAGGACCCTACACTTTGGTTCTTATTGATGGGATGCCCATTGTAAGTGGATTGGGGACCGTGTACGGTTTAACAGGGATTCCAAATTCCCTTATTGAGCAAATTGAAATTGTAAAAGGTCCTGCTTCCTCACTTTATGGAAGCGAAGCGGTGGGCGGCTTAATCAACATCATCACCAAAAATGCTTTGAGCGCTCCAGAATTTTTTGCTGATGGCTTTGCCACCGGTTGGGGCGAATACAATTTGGATGTAGGCAGTAAAATAGCTGTCGGAGATAAAACAAACCTGCTTTTGGGTATCAACTACTTCAATTATGATGTTCCCGTGGACAATAACGGTGATAATTTTACCGATTTGACCCTTCAGGACCGCATCTCCATTTTTCAAAAATGGGATTTTGAACGAAACGATAACCGACTGCTCTCTTTGGCTGGACGCTTTTTTTATGAGGACCGCTGGGGCGGAGAAATGCAATGGACACCGGAGCATCGTGGTGGGGATGAGGTTTATGGAGAAAGTATTTATACCCGTCGATGGGAGGTTTTGGGGAAATACCAATTGCCGATGGAAGAAAAGTTTCTCCTTTCGTTTTCCTATAATGATCATAATCAAAACTCAGTGTACGGCGATACGGAGTATTTGGCAGACCAGCGCATTGGTTTTGCACAATTGACTTGGGACAAAACTTTGGGTCAACATGATTTGTTATTCGGAAGTGCCATTCGCTACAACTATTACGATGACAACACACCCGCGACCACTGAGGCCGATAATATTTGGATTCCCAGTGTATTTGCTCAAGATGAGTTCGCTTTCGCGCCTAAACACTCTTTTTTGGCAGGATTACGGTATGATTATGACCAACGGCACGGCACTATTCTAACACCACGAGCTGCTTACAAATGGAAAATCTCGGACAATGATATTTTTCGGGTGAACGCGGGTACTGGATTTCGAGTTGTGAACTTGTTTACCGAAGAACATGCAGCCCTCACAGGCGCAAGGGAGGTGGTCATTGCCGAAGAATTAAAACCCGAACGCTCCGTAAATGTCAACCTTAACTATTTGAAGAAAATATATAGCGACAACGGCACCTTTATCAGTTTGGATGCTTCTGCCTTTTATACCCGGTTTTCTAATGTGATCTTGCCCGATTATGAGACCAACCCCAACCAGATCATATATGATAATTTAGATGGAAAATCCGTTTCACAAGGTATCAGCGCCAATTTGGACATTGCTTTTCCGAGTAGTTTTAAAATTATGGCGGGAGCCACTTGGCAAGATGTAAGCAGCACCGAAAATGGTGTGACCCAACAACAAATCCTTACTGAGAGCATTACTGCCACTTGGAACCTTTCTTATACCTTTCGCAGTTTGGATTTGACCATGGATTATACCGGAAATTTATATGGACCAATGCGATTGCCCCTTTTGGGTGAACTGGACCCGAGACAGGAATATTCCCCCACTTGGAGTATCCAGAACATCCAGTTTACGTACAAAGGACTGAACAATTTTGAGGTGTACGGAGGAATAAAAAACCTATTGGATTGGACCCCGAACCGCGGTAATCCCTTTATTATTGCCCGAGCCAATGATCCGTTTGATAAAGAAGTGACTTTTGATAGCAATGGTAATGCTGTGGCCACTCCAGATAACCCCTACGCACTCACCTTTGACCCGACTTATGTTTATGGCCCCAACCAAGGTATACGAGGTTTTTTTGGGCTGAGGTATACCGTGTTTTAG
- a CDS encoding metal-dependent transcriptional regulator, translating into MTRSEENYLKTIFHLGGGDSELITTNAIAEQMETKPSSVTDMAKKLSEKGLVDYVRYQGVSLTNAGIKTALSIIRKHRLWEVFLVEKLDFTWDEVHEVAEQLEHIKSEKLIDKLDELLDFPKYDPHGDPIPTKDGKFQERDEKLLSEMPINSKGICVGVKDSSVPFLKFLDKNNIALGNTIQVIDKEDFDNSLRIQLDGKEMRISHQIAANLYVKKND; encoded by the coding sequence ATGACCCGATCAGAAGAAAACTATTTGAAGACCATTTTTCATTTGGGAGGTGGCGATTCTGAGTTGATAACCACCAACGCCATTGCGGAACAGATGGAAACAAAACCATCTTCCGTGACCGATATGGCCAAGAAATTATCGGAAAAGGGATTGGTGGATTATGTCCGATATCAAGGCGTTTCTTTAACCAATGCTGGAATAAAAACAGCCTTGTCCATTATTAGAAAGCACCGATTGTGGGAAGTTTTCTTGGTGGAAAAATTGGATTTTACTTGGGATGAGGTGCATGAGGTGGCTGAACAGTTGGAGCACATCAAAAGTGAAAAATTGATCGATAAGCTCGATGAGCTTCTTGATTTTCCCAAATACGACCCGCATGGCGACCCCATACCCACCAAGGATGGAAAATTTCAGGAGCGTGATGAAAAGTTGCTCAGCGAAATGCCCATCAACTCCAAAGGAATATGTGTTGGGGTAAAAGATTCTTCCGTGCCCTTTCTTAAGTTTTTGGACAAGAACAATATTGCCTTGGGCAACACGATCCAAGTAATTGACAAAGAAGATTTTGATAATTCCCTTCGCATTCAATTGGATGGCAAGGAAATGCGAATATCACATCAAATTGCAGCTAACCTTTACGTAAAAAAGAACGACTGA
- a CDS encoding ZIP family metal transporter, whose amino-acid sequence MDQVIQFFQEIDPVLAALYATLFTWGLTAAGAGLVFLFKSPNRALMDGMLGFTGGVMVAASFWSLLAPGIEMSPGEGFVKVIPAAVGFLMGAAFIFGLDKILPHVHINFKMDEAEGVKTPWHRTTLLVLAITLHNIPEGLAVGVLFGGVASGFEGATIGGAVALALGIGLQNFPEGFAVAVPMRRHGLSRRKSWMYGQASALVEPIAGVLGAWAVLTFEPILPYALSFAAGAMIFVVVEEVIPETQQDKYTDIATMGFIGGFIIMMTLDVGLG is encoded by the coding sequence ATGGATCAAGTGATTCAATTTTTTCAAGAAATAGACCCCGTATTGGCCGCATTGTACGCGACGCTCTTTACATGGGGACTGACCGCTGCGGGGGCAGGCTTGGTTTTTTTATTCAAAAGCCCGAATCGCGCCTTGATGGATGGAATGTTGGGCTTTACAGGAGGTGTCATGGTTGCTGCCAGTTTTTGGAGTTTGTTGGCGCCTGGAATTGAAATGAGCCCTGGTGAAGGTTTTGTTAAAGTGATTCCGGCAGCTGTTGGGTTTTTAATGGGTGCTGCCTTTATTTTTGGACTTGATAAGATTTTGCCCCACGTGCATATCAATTTTAAAATGGACGAAGCAGAGGGAGTAAAGACCCCTTGGCACCGCACCACGCTATTGGTTTTGGCCATTACCTTGCACAATATTCCCGAAGGATTGGCCGTGGGCGTTCTGTTTGGAGGTGTGGCCTCAGGTTTTGAAGGTGCCACAATTGGTGGTGCCGTTGCTCTGGCCTTGGGTATTGGGTTGCAAAACTTTCCAGAAGGTTTTGCCGTTGCGGTACCCATGCGCAGGCATGGTCTCAGCCGAAGAAAAAGTTGGATGTACGGTCAAGCCTCTGCCCTTGTGGAACCCATTGCAGGTGTTTTGGGAGCTTGGGCCGTATTGACATTTGAGCCTATTCTTCCTTACGCACTTTCGTTTGCTGCCGGAGCTATGATCTTTGTGGTGGTTGAGGAAGTGATTCCAGAAACGCAACAAGACAAATACACCGATATCGCCACAATGGGCTTTATCGGTGGATTTATTATTATGATGACCTTGGATGTGGGTCTGGGATAA
- a CDS encoding efflux RND transporter periplasmic adaptor subunit, with product MKHILQLAVVFLLLMGCGNKNSGASASEEQGEETGITVTQDQFNTNDLVIGPMEKRTFPKMVETSGMIDVPPENRASVTAFMGGFVKQTSLLVGDQVKKGQLLVVLENQEFVKMQQEYLEVFNQLDYLKAEFERNQTLFEEKIASQKNFLQAKSNYETAKARYQGLREQLQMLNISPNKVEQGTISSQAAIYAPISGSVTKMNVAKGSYVSPATQILEIVDNEHVHLELTVFEKDILKVKKGQKIQFKIPEASAEAFDGEVYLVGTSIDDAKRTIKVHGHLEHEEDANFLPGMFVDAMIMTDTTKTWSLPDEAVIESEGNHYVLKLIEEKDGGYSFERVAVKQGGTYGGYTEILSTGLNETDQFLTKGVFDLIGG from the coding sequence ATGAAACATATACTTCAATTAGCCGTTGTTTTCCTTCTGTTGATGGGCTGCGGCAATAAGAACAGTGGAGCATCCGCTTCCGAAGAACAAGGAGAAGAAACAGGAATCACGGTCACACAAGATCAATTCAACACCAATGATCTAGTGATTGGTCCTATGGAGAAAAGAACTTTCCCGAAAATGGTGGAAACCTCTGGAATGATCGATGTCCCGCCGGAAAATCGGGCCAGCGTTACGGCGTTTATGGGCGGTTTTGTGAAACAGACATCGCTTTTGGTTGGTGATCAAGTGAAAAAAGGACAGCTTTTGGTGGTCTTGGAAAACCAAGAATTTGTGAAAATGCAACAGGAGTATCTCGAGGTATTCAACCAGTTGGATTACTTAAAAGCAGAGTTCGAAAGAAACCAGACCCTTTTTGAGGAGAAAATCGCCTCGCAAAAGAACTTTCTCCAAGCCAAGAGCAATTACGAAACGGCCAAGGCACGCTACCAAGGTTTGAGGGAACAACTACAAATGCTCAATATTTCACCCAACAAAGTAGAGCAGGGCACTATTTCATCACAAGCGGCTATTTATGCCCCTATCTCGGGCAGTGTTACCAAAATGAATGTGGCCAAAGGAAGTTATGTTTCGCCTGCTACCCAAATTTTGGAAATCGTGGACAATGAACACGTACACTTGGAACTGACTGTTTTTGAAAAGGATATTTTGAAAGTAAAAAAAGGACAAAAAATCCAGTTCAAAATTCCAGAAGCTTCTGCCGAAGCATTTGACGGTGAAGTCTACTTGGTGGGCACATCCATTGACGATGCCAAACGAACCATAAAAGTACACGGACACTTGGAACATGAGGAAGATGCAAATTTTCTTCCCGGAATGTTTGTAGATGCCATGATCATGACAGATACCACCAAAACTTGGTCATTGCCCGATGAGGCCGTAATTGAATCCGAGGGCAACCATTATGTGCTTAAATTGATCGAGGAAAAGGACGGAGGTTATTCCTTTGAAAGGGTAGCCGTAAAGCAAGGCGGCACCTATGGTGGGTATACCGAAATCTTATCAACTGGACTGAACGAAACGGACCAGTTTTTGACCAAGGGTGTCTTTGATCTGATCGGGGGATAA
- a CDS encoding CusA/CzcA family heavy metal efflux RND transporter, translated as MFSKIINFSLKNKFIVLLFTAAITLVGLYSLSHIPIGAVPDVTNNQVQVLTTSNSLSTQDMEKFITYPVELEMANLPGVKEIRSVSKFGLSVVTIVFEDDMGTYLPRQLIAEKIKSASSRIPEGFGSPEMGPITTGLGEIYQYVLDVEPEYKGQYDATELRTIQDWIVKRQLSGIPGVVEVNTWGGRLKQYEVAIQTQKLNAFNITAREVFTALEKNNSVTGGGYIEKVNQAYFIRGEGLVGSLKDIENIVVTTRNSIPIYIKDIAKVGFGSAPRFGAITGNGEGEKVLGQIMMLKDADSKRVIEAVKERVASISKSLPEGVYINPFLDRSELIGRTTFTVTENLVLGCLIVIFVVVLLLGNWRSGLVVASVIPLCLLFALTLMNIFGVDANLLSLGAIDFGIIIDGAVIIVEYIAFQITQKQTEIANLGKREAQLFKDDITLKGATKMMNSAVFGQLIILIVFIPILSLSGVEGKMFKPMALTFSFALLGAILLCFTYVPVASAMFLKPTKESSKNISTRLVNWINKQYEPVIEWAMSSKKLVLSIAAALLVGAILLFSTMGGEFVPTLDEGDFVIQPVLKTGTSLAKTVETTTKIEQILLDQFPEVKQVVSRIGAAEVPTDPMSMEESDVIISLYPKDEWVSAETKDKLADKFKEALAVIPGMEVEFTQPIEMRFNELITGVRADIAIKIFGENLEILNRKANEIKNLIQDVEGASDIIVEKVEGLPQMNVSFDRAKIARHGLNIADLNEMIAMGFAGKIVGSVFEGERQFDMVVRLDAENRQDISNLRNLYVDIPSGGKIPMSELAEITYQKGAAKISRDDTKRRIVVGINVRNRDLQSVVDDVQLLIDEHIQLPPGYTITYGGQFENLQNAKARLLIAVPIALLLIFIMLYFAFGSVKEALLIFSAIPLSAVGGVLLLWLRDMPFSISAGVGFIALFGIAVLNGIVLIEHFKELKGKDFDSMEDLIKQGTKDRLRAVLLTASAAALGFLPMAVSTNAGAEVQRPLATVVIGGLVTATMLTLVVLPVLYAYTHNIKFRGMRKRRRARKLNKNALTILLLLVSVSGFSQTKLNLEDLMALSLENNKGIQAGSLLVDQAETLKGTAFEFDKTDIYYQYDENNLALNGEPLKVFGAQQQFEFPTVYGAKNKLQKSNYELQKSSFEIQKKQLYQSLSNAYYQYQTLNQKAKLYGTLDSIYSTFAHAANRRFELGETNYLEKVTATAKQRQIANTYSKIKQQILTSYGQIVSLVQSEDTLQIVDEKPEKLKVLNAQGMLDTETSFLDNRQALSNAQKSLEENRLLPDLNLEYFQGTNSGLGTSLYGIQLGVRIPVFFFGHSSKVKSSKIQAKITEMENTEITVAMNQRYKTLLGQLEQQAKELSYYEEEGGLLSDQILKAASGNFQNGEIDFFQYIQSLENAYDIQLNYLDVLNQYNQTVIAINYLTITL; from the coding sequence ATGTTTTCAAAAATTATCAACTTTAGTCTAAAGAACAAGTTCATTGTTCTTCTGTTTACAGCGGCCATAACCCTTGTTGGATTATACTCGCTGTCACATATACCCATTGGGGCCGTTCCCGATGTAACCAACAACCAAGTACAGGTATTGACCACTTCCAATAGCTTGTCCACCCAGGACATGGAAAAGTTTATCACCTACCCTGTGGAACTTGAAATGGCCAACCTCCCGGGGGTCAAGGAAATCCGTTCGGTGTCCAAGTTTGGCCTTTCAGTGGTCACCATTGTTTTTGAGGACGATATGGGCACCTATTTGCCCAGACAACTTATCGCCGAAAAAATAAAGTCAGCTTCTAGCCGAATTCCCGAAGGCTTTGGAAGTCCGGAAATGGGTCCCATCACCACCGGGCTGGGTGAAATCTATCAATACGTTTTGGATGTGGAGCCCGAGTACAAAGGCCAGTACGATGCAACAGAACTCCGGACCATCCAGGATTGGATCGTAAAACGTCAGCTTTCCGGAATTCCCGGTGTAGTGGAGGTCAACACTTGGGGAGGGCGACTCAAACAATATGAAGTAGCCATTCAGACCCAAAAGTTGAATGCCTTTAACATCACCGCAAGGGAGGTTTTCACCGCTTTGGAAAAAAACAACAGTGTTACCGGTGGGGGTTACATCGAAAAAGTGAACCAAGCTTATTTTATTCGAGGCGAAGGCTTGGTCGGCAGCCTTAAAGACATAGAAAACATCGTGGTCACGACTAGAAATAGCATTCCCATTTATATAAAGGATATAGCCAAAGTCGGATTTGGCAGTGCACCCCGGTTCGGAGCCATCACTGGCAATGGCGAAGGGGAAAAAGTACTCGGCCAGATCATGATGCTCAAAGATGCCGATTCCAAACGCGTTATCGAAGCGGTCAAAGAAAGAGTGGCTTCCATTTCCAAATCCTTGCCCGAAGGGGTCTACATAAATCCCTTTTTGGATCGCAGCGAACTCATTGGAAGAACCACCTTTACCGTGACCGAAAACCTTGTCTTGGGTTGTTTGATCGTGATTTTTGTGGTGGTATTGCTGCTCGGAAACTGGCGGTCAGGTCTTGTAGTGGCATCGGTAATTCCACTCTGCTTGTTGTTCGCCCTTACCTTGATGAACATTTTTGGGGTAGATGCCAATTTGTTGAGTCTTGGTGCGATTGACTTTGGAATTATAATAGACGGAGCGGTTATCATTGTGGAATACATTGCATTCCAAATCACCCAGAAACAAACTGAAATAGCCAATTTGGGTAAACGTGAAGCGCAATTGTTCAAAGACGATATTACCTTAAAAGGAGCCACAAAAATGATGAACTCGGCCGTATTTGGGCAGCTCATCATTCTGATTGTTTTCATCCCGATTCTATCGCTCAGCGGCGTGGAAGGCAAAATGTTCAAACCCATGGCGCTTACCTTCAGTTTTGCGTTGTTAGGAGCCATTTTACTTTGTTTCACCTATGTGCCTGTAGCATCAGCAATGTTTTTAAAACCTACCAAGGAATCATCCAAAAACATCTCTACCCGTTTGGTCAATTGGATCAACAAACAATATGAGCCGGTCATCGAATGGGCCATGAGCAGTAAAAAACTGGTGCTCTCCATTGCGGCCGCACTATTGGTAGGGGCCATTTTGCTGTTCTCGACCATGGGGGGCGAATTCGTTCCTACCTTGGACGAAGGGGATTTCGTAATTCAGCCCGTACTTAAAACAGGAACATCGTTGGCCAAGACCGTTGAGACCACTACAAAAATTGAACAGATATTGTTAGATCAGTTCCCAGAGGTAAAACAGGTGGTAAGCCGTATTGGTGCTGCAGAAGTCCCCACCGACCCCATGTCAATGGAAGAGAGTGATGTGATTATTTCACTTTATCCCAAAGACGAATGGGTCTCAGCTGAAACCAAGGACAAACTGGCCGATAAGTTTAAGGAAGCTTTGGCCGTAATTCCGGGCATGGAAGTGGAATTTACCCAGCCCATTGAAATGCGTTTCAACGAGTTGATCACTGGGGTGCGTGCCGATATTGCCATCAAGATTTTTGGTGAAAATTTGGAAATATTGAACCGAAAGGCCAACGAGATCAAAAATCTTATCCAAGACGTGGAAGGAGCTTCGGACATTATTGTTGAAAAAGTGGAAGGTCTCCCTCAGATGAATGTTTCTTTTGATCGTGCAAAAATAGCCCGCCATGGGCTCAATATTGCCGACTTGAACGAAATGATCGCCATGGGATTTGCAGGTAAAATTGTAGGAAGTGTTTTTGAAGGTGAGCGACAGTTCGATATGGTAGTTCGATTGGATGCGGAAAATCGACAAGATATCTCCAATCTCAGAAACCTTTATGTGGATATTCCCAGTGGAGGCAAAATTCCAATGAGCGAACTTGCCGAGATTACCTATCAAAAAGGTGCGGCAAAAATTTCGCGAGATGATACCAAAAGACGCATCGTTGTGGGAATCAATGTTAGGAACCGAGACCTGCAATCTGTGGTGGACGATGTACAACTCCTGATAGATGAACATATACAATTGCCCCCGGGGTACACCATTACCTACGGTGGCCAGTTCGAGAACCTTCAAAATGCAAAAGCAAGGTTACTGATTGCTGTGCCTATTGCTTTATTACTCATCTTTATCATGCTCTATTTTGCCTTTGGCTCGGTAAAAGAAGCTTTGCTTATTTTTTCCGCTATTCCACTTTCTGCTGTGGGAGGTGTACTCCTGCTATGGCTAAGGGATATGCCCTTTAGTATATCGGCTGGGGTTGGGTTTATCGCCCTATTCGGTATCGCGGTGTTGAACGGAATTGTATTGATCGAGCATTTCAAAGAACTCAAAGGAAAAGATTTTGATTCCATGGAGGACCTTATCAAACAAGGGACAAAGGATAGGCTCCGTGCTGTGTTGTTGACCGCTTCAGCCGCTGCTTTGGGATTTTTGCCCATGGCAGTGTCCACCAATGCGGGCGCTGAAGTACAAAGACCTTTGGCAACCGTTGTAATTGGTGGATTGGTTACGGCAACCATGCTCACCTTGGTGGTATTGCCTGTTTTGTATGCGTATACCCACAACATTAAATTCCGTGGAATGAGAAAAAGAAGGAGAGCACGTAAATTGAACAAAAACGCGCTCACCATACTATTGCTTTTGGTAAGTGTTTCAGGGTTCTCCCAAACCAAATTGAACCTTGAAGATTTGATGGCACTTTCATTGGAAAACAACAAAGGCATCCAAGCAGGTTCGTTACTAGTGGACCAAGCGGAAACTCTTAAGGGAACCGCTTTTGAATTTGATAAAACAGACATTTATTACCAGTATGATGAAAATAACTTGGCATTGAACGGAGAGCCACTCAAGGTTTTTGGGGCACAACAACAATTTGAGTTCCCTACGGTGTATGGGGCCAAGAACAAGCTGCAAAAATCAAATTATGAGCTGCAGAAATCATCGTTTGAGATACAGAAGAAGCAACTCTACCAATCACTGAGCAATGCGTACTATCAATATCAGACATTGAACCAAAAAGCTAAGCTTTACGGAACCTTGGATAGCATTTATAGTACGTTTGCCCATGCAGCCAACAGACGTTTTGAGCTTGGGGAGACCAATTACCTGGAAAAAGTCACCGCTACGGCCAAGCAACGCCAAATTGCAAATACCTATTCCAAAATAAAACAGCAGATTTTGACTTCGTATGGTCAGATTGTGAGTTTGGTACAAAGTGAGGACACCTTGCAAATTGTGGATGAAAAACCCGAAAAGCTTAAGGTACTGAATGCCCAAGGGATGTTGGACACGGAAACCTCATTTTTGGATAACCGTCAAGCGCTGAGCAATGCCCAAAAGAGTTTGGAAGAAAATAGATTGTTGCCCGACCTTAACCTTGAATACTTCCAAGGAACCAATAGTGGATTGGGAACATCCTTGTACGGTATTCAATTAGGTGTTCGCATTCCAGTTTTCTTCTTTGGGCACAGTAGCAAGGTTAAATCGTCCAAGATACAGGCCAAGATCACGGAGATGGAGAACACCGAAATCACCGTTGCCATGAACCAACGCTATAAAACGCTGTTGGGACAACTGGAGCAGCAGGCCAAGGAACTCTCCTATTACGAGGAAGAAGGCGGTCTATTGTCCGATCAAATTTTGAAAGCTGCCTCAGGGAACTTTCAAAATGGGGAAATCGACTTTTTCCAATACATACAAAGTTTGGAAAACGCCTACGATATCCAGCTCAATTATTTGGATGTGCTCAACCAATACAATCAAACTGTAATCGCCATTAATTACTTGACAATAACATTATAA
- a CDS encoding alpha-glucosidase: MGQTWFNSVACILAILFAVSACKDSSTQNDAMPSQDQKWWKEAIVYQIYPRSFKDSDGDGVGDLQGIIQKLDYVQSLGVTAVWLNPIYTSPNADNGYDVSDYRNIMEEFGTMSDFDQMLDGMHQRGIKLVMDIVVNHSSNEHEWFKQSRSSRDNPYRDYYHWWPAEKGEPPYRYSLFDAKGDAWQFDSLTNAYYLHYFAKQQPDLNWSNPKVRQEVYDIMKFWAEKGVDGFRLDAFQFAAKDTTYPKFPDGFEKDFIQFYAMQDGIHDYLKEMNQEVFSKYDVMSVAEGAGRNFEDAHKLVDQNRNELNMAYAFEGVDIPKYEGYDLATIKEVFTKWDQEFANDGWLSIFLANHDQARMVSRWGNDSEEYRDVSAKLLNTFLLSMRGTPYCYYSDELGMTNIDFDSISQYQDIAAINGYQKALSEGEDMELFMKRLNFTSRDNGRTPMQWDGSEHAGFTKGTPWLPVNDNYVYINVEDENSSPNSVLNHFRKMTELRKKNPALIYGAYELVAAEHPTIYAYTRVLEDEKVLVLLNFSEETSEIKLKDDQDNHSIMINNYPNIEFFENSVKMKPYQAIVLNIQ, from the coding sequence ATGGGACAGACTTGGTTCAACTCCGTAGCATGCATTCTTGCCATACTGTTCGCGGTGAGCGCATGCAAAGACAGCTCAACACAAAACGATGCTATGCCCTCACAAGATCAAAAATGGTGGAAAGAGGCCATTGTCTACCAAATTTATCCGAGGAGTTTCAAGGATTCGGACGGCGATGGTGTTGGTGACTTACAGGGCATTATTCAAAAGCTGGACTACGTCCAAAGTCTTGGTGTAACCGCCGTTTGGCTCAATCCCATTTATACCTCTCCCAATGCAGACAATGGCTACGATGTCAGTGACTATCGAAATATTATGGAAGAGTTCGGTACCATGTCAGATTTTGACCAAATGCTGGACGGCATGCACCAAAGGGGGATTAAACTGGTCATGGATATTGTGGTCAACCACAGCAGCAATGAACACGAATGGTTCAAACAATCCCGAAGTTCACGAGACAATCCCTATCGGGATTATTACCACTGGTGGCCCGCCGAAAAGGGTGAGCCCCCCTATCGCTACAGTTTGTTCGATGCAAAAGGAGACGCTTGGCAATTCGATTCGCTGACCAATGCCTATTACCTGCACTACTTTGCCAAACAACAGCCTGACCTCAACTGGTCCAACCCAAAAGTGCGTCAAGAGGTTTATGATATCATGAAGTTCTGGGCCGAAAAGGGGGTGGATGGATTTCGCTTGGATGCGTTTCAGTTTGCGGCCAAGGATACCACTTATCCAAAGTTTCCGGATGGTTTTGAGAAAGATTTCATTCAATTCTACGCCATGCAGGATGGAATACACGACTATTTGAAAGAGATGAACCAAGAGGTTTTCAGCAAATATGATGTTATGAGTGTTGCTGAAGGTGCCGGTAGAAATTTTGAGGATGCCCATAAACTGGTAGACCAAAACCGGAATGAGCTTAATATGGCCTATGCTTTTGAAGGGGTGGATATCCCAAAATACGAAGGGTATGATTTGGCTACCATAAAAGAGGTCTTCACCAAATGGGACCAAGAATTTGCCAACGATGGTTGGCTTTCCATTTTTTTGGCCAACCATGACCAAGCACGAATGGTGAGTCGTTGGGGAAACGACAGTGAAGAATACCGGGATGTATCCGCCAAACTATTGAACACCTTCCTTTTGAGCATGCGTGGTACACCATACTGCTATTATAGCGATGAGTTGGGAATGACCAATATTGATTTTGATAGTATTTCACAATATCAGGATATAGCCGCAATCAATGGGTACCAAAAAGCACTTTCTGAAGGGGAGGATATGGAACTTTTCATGAAGCGGTTGAATTTCACCTCTCGTGACAATGGACGGACACCCATGCAATGGGATGGTTCTGAACATGCAGGTTTTACAAAAGGAACACCATGGCTTCCTGTGAATGACAATTATGTCTACATCAACGTGGAAGATGAAAACTCCAGCCCAAACTCCGTACTAAACCATTTTAGAAAAATGACGGAACTCCGAAAGAAAAACCCAGCCCTCATATATGGCGCATATGAACTTGTTGCAGCAGAACATCCAACTATTTATGCCTATACAAGGGTTTTGGAGGATGAAAAAGTGCTCGTTCTGTTAAACTTTTCAGAAGAAACCTCAGAAATAAAACTCAAAGATGACCAGGACAACCATTCAATAATGATCAATAATTATCCCAATATTGAATTCTTTGAAAATTCCGTAAAAATGAAACCGTATCAGGCTATAGTTTTAAATATCCAGTAG